The Actinobacillus equuli genome includes a window with the following:
- a CDS encoding transferrin-binding protein-like solute binding protein produces the protein MLLKKSQVALIVTATLISACSSDKGGFGLDTTQSVVPKYVPKKAKPIEYGDDITAEKSYEKLPELLQPSLGYEVMIPRRATGLADTKLEERLDISPEKVRAINGSIHTLPHEEEIKNDAGAKSSGEPLIHSHDGKRESRKRDMQFVRSGWVMIEGGLARESDAVRFGNVGYVYYKGENPSKSLPVGQTVNYVGTWDFTTNAVNKRTAKGFEASQLGDRYGATSFNKTANEDPKKGAVGHSSEFSVDFGKKELTGGLFFNQPAYRDDEVSKKEKLYDVSAKLYGNRFRGSATAANKQEPYFGADAKNTLEGGFYGPNAEELAGKFLASDQSLFAVFAAKQAEGKAATETKFDARRISLGDLQQAEMDTFGQAVQLVVDGKVISLLSPNMEHKIANKSVKVTACCNNLADTKFGLYKIDNQAEQLFLTGERTAVNAIPKTGGFEYKGSWQGQLVSQDGSVKWSPSEERTARLYVDFAQKTMQGGFGDGTKNPTVLLFNDGKIDQNGFSGVVKTVAAGFNANGKTLHIDAKASGAFYGANAQELGGSFINNTNSQDKAAGVFGLKRQIEKK, from the coding sequence ATGTTGCTCAAAAAATCACAAGTTGCATTGATTGTAACCGCAACTCTAATTTCGGCTTGTTCTAGTGATAAAGGCGGATTTGGTTTAGATACAACCCAGAGTGTTGTGCCGAAATATGTGCCCAAAAAGGCTAAACCAATTGAGTATGGTGACGATATTACGGCTGAGAAATCTTATGAGAAGCTACCAGAATTGTTGCAACCTTCATTAGGTTATGAAGTCATGATTCCTAGACGAGCAACAGGGTTAGCTGATACTAAATTGGAAGAAAGATTGGATATTTCACCTGAAAAAGTTCGTGCTATCAATGGCAGTATTCATACATTGCCACATGAAGAAGAAATAAAAAATGATGCTGGTGCGAAAAGTTCTGGAGAACCTTTAATCCATTCTCATGATGGAAAAAGAGAAAGTCGTAAACGAGATATGCAATTTGTTCGTTCTGGTTGGGTAATGATTGAAGGTGGACTTGCTAGAGAATCTGATGCGGTTCGTTTTGGTAATGTCGGCTATGTTTATTATAAAGGAGAAAATCCTTCAAAATCGTTACCGGTCGGTCAGACTGTAAACTATGTAGGGACATGGGATTTTACAACTAATGCAGTAAATAAACGTACAGCGAAAGGATTCGAAGCTTCACAGCTAGGCGATAGATATGGCGCTACTTCTTTTAATAAAACTGCGAATGAAGATCCTAAAAAAGGTGCTGTTGGGCATAGCAGTGAATTCTCGGTTGATTTTGGTAAAAAAGAACTTACCGGCGGTTTATTCTTTAATCAACCTGCGTATCGCGATGATGAAGTTTCGAAAAAAGAGAAACTCTATGATGTTTCCGCCAAATTATACGGTAACCGTTTTCGAGGAAGTGCAACGGCAGCAAATAAACAAGAACCCTATTTCGGGGCAGATGCTAAAAATACTTTAGAAGGCGGATTCTATGGACCGAATGCGGAGGAGTTAGCTGGAAAATTTTTAGCGTCTGACCAATCACTCTTTGCTGTTTTTGCAGCAAAACAAGCGGAAGGAAAAGCAGCAACGGAAACTAAATTTGATGCTCGACGAATTAGCTTAGGTGACTTGCAGCAGGCAGAAATGGACACATTTGGTCAGGCTGTTCAATTAGTCGTTGATGGCAAGGTAATATCATTATTAAGCCCAAATATGGAACATAAAATTGCAAATAAATCCGTAAAAGTAACCGCTTGTTGTAACAACTTGGCAGATACGAAATTTGGTCTATATAAAATAGATAATCAAGCAGAACAGTTATTTTTAACGGGAGAACGTACAGCAGTTAATGCGATTCCTAAAACCGGTGGGTTTGAATATAAAGGAAGTTGGCAGGGACAGTTAGTTAGCCAAGACGGTTCCGTAAAATGGTCTCCTTCAGAGGAACGTACTGCGAGACTCTATGTCGATTTTGCACAAAAAACAATGCAAGGGGGATTCGGTGATGGTACGAAAAATCCTACAGTCTTACTTTTTAATGACGGAAAAATAGATCAAAACGGCTTTTCCGGTGTAGTTAAAACGGTTGCTGCAGGATTTAATGCAAACGGGAAAACGCTACATATTGACGCTAAAGCTTCAGGTGCATTTTATGGTGCTAATGCACAAGAACTTGGCGGTAGCTTTATCAATAATACAAATAGCCAAGATAAAGCTGCTGGGGTGTTTGGGTTAAAACGTCAGATTGAGAAAAAATAA
- a CDS encoding aspartate aminotransferase family protein, translating into MNSNDIKQLDTDYIAQTYGRFNLALSYGKGCDVWDFEGNQYLDFTSGIGTNSLGWADDSWLAAVTTQAGKLQHTSNLFFTEPSGLLAKSLVEASGLKRVFFCNSGAEANEGAIKTARKYSHDKYGKGRATVLSLVNSFHGRTISTLAATGQDVFHQHFFPFTQGFEHTPANDLDALLARLEQNDVCAVILEVVQGEGGVCALDAEYLQGVQAICQAKDIIFIIDEVQTGIGRTGKLFAYQHFGLQPDIITLAKGLGGGLPIGAFILGEKCQNTLGKSDHGSTFGANPVCCAAANAVLAKMDEKFLADVTAKGEKLRAALLSLPKVKSVSGLGLMLGIEFEDGVKAGDVVSKAIEKGVLTLTAKTKLRLLPPLIISETQIMQGVTVLKEVLETL; encoded by the coding sequence ATGAATAGCAACGACATCAAACAATTAGATACAGATTATATTGCTCAAACTTACGGCAGGTTTAATCTCGCACTATCATACGGGAAAGGTTGTGACGTATGGGATTTTGAAGGCAATCAATATTTAGATTTTACCAGCGGTATCGGGACAAACAGTCTTGGTTGGGCGGATGACAGTTGGTTGGCGGCGGTAACCACTCAGGCGGGTAAATTACAACATACTTCAAATTTATTCTTTACCGAGCCGTCGGGTTTACTCGCTAAAAGTTTGGTTGAAGCAAGCGGTCTAAAACGCGTATTTTTTTGCAATTCGGGTGCGGAAGCGAATGAAGGGGCAATTAAAACCGCGCGTAAATATAGCCATGACAAATATGGTAAAGGCAGAGCGACCGTACTCAGTTTAGTCAATTCATTTCACGGACGTACGATCTCAACCCTTGCAGCAACAGGACAAGATGTGTTTCATCAACACTTTTTCCCATTTACACAAGGTTTTGAACATACGCCGGCTAACGATTTAGATGCTTTACTCGCACGCCTTGAACAAAATGATGTGTGTGCGGTGATTTTAGAAGTGGTGCAAGGTGAAGGTGGTGTTTGTGCATTAGATGCCGAATATTTACAAGGCGTACAAGCAATTTGCCAGGCAAAAGATATTATTTTTATTATTGATGAAGTACAAACCGGTATCGGACGCACCGGAAAATTGTTTGCTTATCAACATTTCGGCTTACAGCCGGATATTATCACGCTTGCCAAAGGTTTAGGTGGCGGTTTACCGATCGGTGCTTTTATACTGGGTGAAAAATGCCAAAATACATTGGGTAAAAGTGATCACGGTTCAACCTTTGGTGCGAACCCGGTTTGTTGTGCGGCGGCGAATGCGGTGTTAGCCAAAATGGATGAAAAATTCCTTGCCGATGTTACGGCTAAAGGCGAAAAATTACGCGCAGCATTACTTAGCTTACCAAAAGTAAAATCGGTTTCCGGCTTAGGTTTAATGCTTGGTATTGAGTTTGAAGATGGTGTAAAAGCCGGTGATGTAGTATCGAAAGCAATAGAAAAAGGCGTATTAACGCTCACAGCGAAAACCAAATTACGCTTATTACCACCATTAATTATTTCAGAAACACAAATAATGCAAGGTGTTACTGTGTTAAAAGAAGTATTAGAGACACTATAA